One window from the genome of Flavobacterium agricola encodes:
- the pafA gene encoding alkaline phosphatase PafA, producing MRHKLTISIIGLLFGTALFAQQNLQKPKLVVGIVVDQMRWDYLYRFQDRYGNDGFVRLLNDGFSNENTYTNYIPTYTAIGHSTIYTGSVPAIHGITGNDFIIQATGQEMYCTQDDAVNGVGTTSKAGKMSPKNLLTSTVTDQLKLATNFRSKVYGVSLKDRGGILPAGHFANAAFWFDGESGNWISSTFYMNELPKWLVTFNQAKLTEKYLNKWETLYPVNTYVQSEPNTGDYKVNYKGLKTSTFPYNLKKIAKDNGLGVIRSTPFGNTLTKDLAIALIENEDLGNNPTKATDFLAVSFSSTDYIGHQFGTNSIEIEDTYLRLDKDIAELLAYLDAKVGKNEYLVFLTADHGGAHNPKYFQDKKGNAGYFQTNEIKNQLNTILNEKFGSKNIVRSLANYQVHLNYQEIENLELDTEDIEKLIKTFLLKQDGIAFVASMHDMDDAVIPAAIKERMVNGYNHKRSGVITYILEPQWYGGKPNGRNHTRNLGPV from the coding sequence ATGAGACATAAACTTACAATATCAATTATTGGTTTGTTATTTGGTACCGCATTATTTGCACAACAAAATTTACAAAAACCAAAGTTAGTTGTTGGCATTGTGGTAGACCAAATGCGTTGGGATTACTTATATCGCTTTCAGGACCGTTACGGAAATGATGGTTTTGTTCGCTTATTAAACGACGGTTTTAGTAACGAAAATACATATACCAATTACATTCCGACTTACACCGCAATTGGGCATAGCACCATTTATACCGGATCGGTACCAGCCATTCATGGCATTACCGGAAACGATTTTATTATTCAGGCTACCGGACAAGAAATGTATTGCACCCAAGATGATGCAGTAAATGGTGTGGGAACGACAAGTAAAGCAGGTAAAATGTCGCCAAAAAATTTACTAACCTCAACCGTTACCGATCAATTAAAGTTGGCAACAAATTTTAGATCTAAAGTTTATGGTGTTTCATTAAAAGATCGTGGCGGAATTTTACCAGCAGGTCATTTTGCTAATGCAGCTTTTTGGTTTGATGGAGAATCAGGAAATTGGATTTCGAGCACGTTTTACATGAATGAGTTACCAAAATGGTTGGTTACGTTTAACCAAGCTAAACTAACCGAAAAATATTTAAACAAATGGGAAACTTTATACCCAGTAAATACGTACGTACAAAGCGAACCTAATACCGGTGATTACAAGGTAAATTACAAAGGTTTAAAAACCAGTACATTTCCTTACAACTTAAAAAAAATTGCAAAAGATAATGGTTTAGGTGTAATTCGTTCTACTCCTTTCGGAAATACTTTAACTAAAGATTTGGCTATTGCCTTAATTGAAAACGAAGATTTAGGAAACAATCCAACCAAAGCAACCGATTTTTTAGCTGTTAGTTTTTCATCTACCGATTATATTGGGCATCAATTTGGTACCAATTCAATAGAAATTGAAGATACATATTTACGCTTAGATAAAGACATTGCAGAATTATTAGCTTATTTAGATGCAAAAGTTGGTAAAAATGAATATTTGGTGTTTTTAACAGCTGATCACGGCGGAGCACACAACCCAAAATATTTTCAGGATAAAAAAGGAAATGCAGGATATTTTCAAACTAATGAAATAAAAAATCAGTTAAATACAATTTTAAACGAAAAATTTGGTTCTAAAAACATTGTACGTTCTTTAGCTAATTATCAGGTACATTTAAATTATCAAGAAATTGAAAACCTAGAATTAGATACTGAAGATATAGAAAAACTAATTAAAACGTTTTTACTAAAACAAGATGGAATTGCATTTGTAGCCAGCATGCACGATATGGATGACGCAGTAATTCCTGCAGCAATTAAAGAACGAATGGTTAACGGATACAACCATAAACGCAGCGGCGTAATTACTTACATTTTAGAACCGCAATGGTACGGTGGCAAACCAAACGGGCGGAACCACACACGGAACTTGGGCCCCGTATGA
- the mutL gene encoding DNA mismatch repair endonuclease MutL, with protein MTSIIQLLPDHVANQIAAGEVVQRPASVVKELIENAVDAKATTISLVVKDAGKTLIHVVDNGKGMSVTDARMCFERHATSKIKAATDLFNLNTKGFRGEALASIAAIAHVELKTKQAADELGTHITLEGSKVLSQNAAVLPNGTSFLVKNLFYNIPARRKFLKSDTSEFRHIMDEFIRIALAHPDIEFTLIHNGSEIFKLPISSLRQRVVNIFGKSINQKLVPVSEETEIVNIVGFVTKPEFAIKSKNEQFFFINDRYIRNPYLHKAVMLAYDGILKDGALPSYFLFLDVPPESIDINIHPTKTEVKFDDEQSLFAILRSAVKHSLGLFSVANNIDFERDPMMDIPVDVTKRQAIKPLIEVDPNFNPFKEDAFSTFDDTPKYKPLFPGSSTVTPVYNPFDLEPEVDITDKKIKKAIQSEKTSTTSKPSNYKTKDANASWESLYVGLNDAVTTIESQAQTEQVIEFESDEVTGKLFAANEVQEKTNLTYQIQKKYILSTIKSGLLVIHQQRAHQRILYEQFLQNITVHKALSQQLLFPLQLYYSIPEMHLINELKPALENIGFLFDEINKDNVLITGIPVNVVESEVSKIIELLLLDFQEGFVSENSFSQADRIAKSMAKSLGTKSGTALTTEEQEGLVNALFACKEPNVSPFNQPTILTIDSNELDKRFSI; from the coding sequence ATGACAAGCATTATTCAACTCTTACCAGATCATGTGGCCAACCAAATCGCAGCAGGCGAGGTGGTGCAGCGCCCTGCATCCGTTGTAAAAGAACTTATAGAAAACGCTGTCGATGCAAAAGCTACAACCATTTCTTTAGTAGTTAAAGATGCAGGTAAAACTTTAATTCATGTTGTTGATAACGGTAAAGGCATGAGCGTTACCGATGCCCGAATGTGTTTTGAACGTCATGCAACGTCTAAAATAAAAGCTGCTACCGATTTATTTAACTTAAATACAAAAGGTTTTAGAGGCGAAGCGTTAGCATCTATTGCCGCCATTGCACATGTTGAGCTAAAAACCAAACAAGCAGCTGATGAATTGGGTACGCATATTACGTTAGAAGGTAGTAAAGTACTTTCTCAAAATGCGGCCGTTTTACCAAACGGAACATCATTTTTAGTTAAAAATTTATTCTATAATATTCCGGCGCGCCGTAAGTTTTTAAAATCAGATACGTCTGAATTTAGACATATTATGGACGAATTTATTCGTATTGCTTTGGCACATCCGGATATCGAATTTACCTTAATTCACAACGGTAGCGAAATATTTAAGTTGCCAATATCAAGTTTACGCCAACGGGTGGTAAATATTTTTGGTAAAAGCATCAATCAAAAATTAGTTCCGGTTTCAGAAGAAACAGAAATTGTAAATATTGTTGGTTTTGTTACCAAGCCCGAATTTGCTATTAAATCTAAAAACGAGCAATTCTTTTTTATAAACGATCGTTACATACGCAATCCGTACTTGCATAAAGCGGTTATGTTGGCTTACGATGGTATTTTAAAAGACGGCGCTTTACCTAGCTATTTTTTATTTTTAGATGTTCCGCCAGAATCAATCGATATTAATATTCACCCAACTAAAACCGAAGTAAAGTTTGATGACGAGCAATCGTTGTTTGCTATTTTACGATCGGCAGTAAAACACAGCTTAGGTTTATTTTCGGTAGCAAATAATATTGATTTTGAACGTGATCCGATGATGGATATTCCGGTTGATGTTACCAAACGCCAAGCTATTAAACCGCTTATTGAGGTTGATCCGAATTTTAATCCGTTTAAAGAAGATGCATTTTCTACTTTTGATGATACACCTAAATACAAACCTTTATTTCCGGGTAGCTCAACCGTTACGCCGGTTTATAATCCGTTTGATTTAGAACCTGAGGTTGATATTACGGATAAAAAAATTAAAAAAGCCATTCAGTCAGAAAAAACAAGCACCACATCAAAACCTTCTAATTACAAAACAAAAGATGCCAATGCAAGTTGGGAAAGTTTATATGTAGGTTTAAACGATGCGGTAACAACGATTGAATCGCAAGCACAAACAGAACAAGTTATAGAATTTGAAAGCGATGAGGTTACTGGAAAATTATTTGCCGCTAACGAAGTGCAAGAAAAAACGAACTTAACGTATCAAATTCAAAAAAAATATATTTTATCTACCATTAAATCGGGCTTGTTGGTTATTCATCAACAACGTGCGCATCAGCGTATTTTGTACGAGCAATTTTTGCAAAACATTACCGTACATAAAGCGCTAAGCCAACAACTTTTATTTCCGTTGCAATTGTATTATTCAATTCCGGAAATGCATTTAATAAATGAATTAAAGCCAGCGCTAGAAAATATTGGCTTTCTTTTTGATGAAATAAATAAAGATAATGTTTTAATTACCGGCATACCGGTAAACGTGGTAGAAAGCGAAGTTTCTAAAATTATTGAACTTTTACTTTTAGATTTTCAGGAAGGTTTTGTGAGCGAAAATAGCTTTAGTCAAGCCGATCGTATTGCAAAATCGATGGCTAAAAGTTTAGGTACCAAATCCGGAACGGCCTTAACAACCGAAGAACAAGAAGGATTGGTAAATGCTTTATTTGCGTGTAAAGAACCCAATGTAAGCCCATTTAACCAACCTACAATATTAACAATAGATTCTAACGAACTAGATAAAAGATTTTCTATATGA